aatgggggggggggatcagataggatctgtgccactgtgacagaatgctctgttatacagatagctagaatctcagccataaagcagggcaggactgctgcttacaatgggggggggatcagataggatctgtgccactgtgacagaatgctctgttatacagatagctagaatctcagccataaagcagggcaggactgctgcttacaatggggggatcagataggatctgtgtcactgtgacagaatgctctgttatacagatagctagaatctcagccataaagcagggcaggactgctgcttacaatgggggggtcagataggatctgtgccactgtgacagaatgctctgttatacagatagctagaatctcagccataaagcagggcaggactgctgcttacaatggggggatcagataggatctgtgccactgtgacagaatgctctgttatacagatagctagaatctcagccataaagcagggcaggactgctgcttacaatgggggggatcagataggatctgtgccactgtgacagaatgctctgttatacagatagctagaatctcagccataaagcagggcaggactgctgcttacaatgggggggataggatctgtgccactgtgacagaatgctctgttatacagatagctagaatctcagccataaagcagggcaggactgctgcttacaatgggggggatcagataggatctgtgccactgtgacagaatgctctgttatacagatagctagaatctcagccataaagcagggcaggactgctgcttacaatggggggatcagataggatctgtgccactgtgacagaatgctctgttatacagatagctagaatctcagccataaagcagggcaggactgctgctctgtgagAGAAAGGACATAGACATAACCATTTCTCTGTGCTGTTTGTGTCTCCCCAGGCTTCGTATCCTCCTACATACTGAGCTCAGGCAGCTGGGAAGTGTGTGGATCTATTACACTGTGGAACGAGAGGTGCAGAGACTGTAACGCCAGAAAGGATTCCCTTCCAGCTCCCTCTTCCTGCACCTTTTACAGGTCCATTACAGACCCCACGGTGAGGGCTGAAGTCGGGGGTGGGGGTTTCTGCCCTAAAGACACACAAATCTAATTCTGACCAGCCAGTAGGGGCGTTGCTGATTGTAGCCCCGCCTTCTTCTTTAGGGCCAATAACATTGCCAGTCAGTGTTCAGCTGCTCCTATAAAGTCACCTGACTTCCATTTGTTAATTACTTGTTCCTGGGAAGCAGCAGGCAggttcctcctcttcctcatggTTGGGTTTGGTACTGAGCCGAGTATGTTCTGGTTACTGGTCTCCTGTGCAGGTAAGAGAATTGTTTGGGgcaatttgtgtgttttttttttaaaccacacattGGGGGGGTTACTAGGGTTCTTTGCTTAGTGCTGAGCCCACAGTGGGTGTATGGGTTGTACTAATTTGCTTAGGCTCCAGCTGAAGCACATATTCCCAGGCGCACTCCCCACAGCCAATCATTATACTCCCTTATTGGCTGCTGCTCAGGTGGGGCTGTCTGTTGGCTGTAACCCTGAGAGGCTTGCATGGAAAGCTAATCTGGTAATCAGTAAATAAGAATATATGGAGTTTTAAATCCATCAAGTATAATATTCCATTGCTTTTGCAAGGAAAAGCCCCCAGAAACTAAAGAAGCCTTTTACCATATGGTTAAATGGCAACTAAGTTACATGCCTGCTGCAGACTGCATCGGCGCTAAGCTAAACAACTTGTGGTGCATTGTTTGTGTGGCTTATTATTGCTAATTGGTAGCACTGGGATTTGCCACTGCGTCTCTTTTCAAATACAGACCTATGAAGACATAATtctactaagggtgaagacacagggagctactagtagcagctacttgtcacgtctactaaaacagacaatgctgatcatttactgataactgtctctatgtgtgttttagcagaggcaattctcagtactgtctatggcaggggattttttggggtttagtagcaatgacaagtagctgctactaagcagctctgtgttttcacccttagagTTGCTGTGCTCGAAGCCACACCCTCTACTAATTGGCAGTTAATTAAGATGCAGGCTTCTGTACAGCTGCGTTATCAGTATCTAATGAACGGCTAATTAGCCTTCCGGCTTGGGTGCCCTGATTTATGATTGAgctgggggccctgggctggATTGCTAGCTCTCGGTTTGGTTCTTGTTGCTGTGTTGGCTACTAATAGCCCAATAGTATTAGCCTTTCCTGAGTGTccgaagacacacagaactactagtagcagctaggtTTTCCACAGCTACTacatgccagaaaataccctgccatagaccataTGGGTAATTGCCTcacaatcagcattgtctattttagtagccacgacaagtagctgctaccagtagctctgtgtgcctgaGGGCATATCATGGGCAGCTGTACGGTGGCCCTGTTAATTGGTTGGTAACTAAATCAGTTCAGTAGAAAGCCTTTGGCTTCCAGACAGAGCTCATAACTGCTCAGCCCTGCACTCTGTATATTGAGCTCCGGTTATAAAGGGCAGGGGGTGTGTTGGGGTGAGTGCTCTATTGATTTCTATGGGACTGAACTTGCAGCTTTTCAGTGCTCCTTGAACTGTTGGcatcagggccccccccccaagtagatgtgtaacccacaaggtaCCCCAAAATCTATTTCCTGTATGGCGCCTTATTTATCTGATTGGGGGGCTAATCCCAAACTGCATCTTGTTGTTCCAGGTGCTGCTGTGCCAGTGCAACTCTTACATAGCAGAGGACCAGCTGTTCCAATGGTGTGAGAAGGTACAGCATTATgggggggcatatatatatatatataaattttttttttttttttttagcatttcctGATTATttaattccatatttttttttttttttctggtctccTGAAAACTGTAAAATGGGGgttgtaaaatgtaataaatgacatTTATTCCCCTTTTTCCCCCCTCTCTCATTAGGTATTTGGCTCATTGGAAAAGAGCGGCCTGAATGTAACGGTCCTTTCTACCTGCCCGGTGTCTGAATATAAAACCCCCGAGTCCACCTACAGTCTCCCTGTTCCCTTCTTGAAAGCGCTGAGGACCAGTGAGTACAGGGAGGAGGTGCCATGCCCCCTGCTGGAACAGCCTAATATTGCAGATGGGCTTCCTGCTGCAGGTAAAGAACTTGCCTTCCCCTTATCACTGCTCCCAGTGGAACCTTCCCAGGAATAAGCACACTGTGGGGGTCCCGGGGGCGCCCCAACATATCAGGGTTTTAATTTTAACCTCTAACTGACCATTCTGTAGCAGTCTCGCCTGTGTGCCTTTTGTCCACATGAGTTTTTAGCATGACGTACCTGTTCTTTGACGTATTTGCCTAGTTTGCAAGTACATTCTATATCCTGATCATTCTGATGCCCTAATTAATAATCTATAAAGGTGCTAGTTGCCCTATCAGTACTTGTGTAATATTTAGTGCCGTTGCCATGaaattacttaccctttaatatgcTTTGCTTGCAGTGCTGACATATTGTCAGGTTTGGCAGATCCCTGCGGTTTTCTACCGGTGCTACACTGATCTCTCCAAACTGGATTCCATCACCATTGATGCTTTCCGACCCCTCCTGTCCTGTCAACGTATGAGCCGACTGGCAGCGGTAAGACTGAGATCCCTAGTGTTGTGTTAAtggcatatggggggggggttctctGCTCCCtgttgggtataattaatgtatgtgtgtgggggTTTATGATTCAACCAGGTCCCAGcacatttctatgggatttaacctaattcttaaaggggtggttcacctttttagtatgttatagaactgcctattctaagcaacttcaattggtcttttatctatttttgcctttttcttctaactctttgcagctctcaaatgggggtcactgaccccggcagccaaaaaatctattgctctgtgaggctgcagttttatactttttataacttgttttcctattcaggccctctcatttaaactgctccctggtAACTAATGTAatttggcccctagcaaccagatagctgcttaaactcCAACTTGCTGaacaaagtgaaataactaaagaaaatacaaatacaaaatgaccaattgcaatttgtttcaaaatgttactctacatcatactacagtaactttaaaggtgaacaacccctttaaggttgtGTGACAGCCTAAGGATATCAATTCAAACCCTGATGGCTGTGCCAGTCCTGCCTGTGGGTTACTCACTGTGCCTCTCGCCTTGTTACTGACTCAGAGTGCCATCGGATACGCTGTAGAGCCACAGGGCTTATTGGGGCCCCCTTGTCTCCTATTAAACCACACACTTAGGCTGCCAGTGCATTGACTCTCCTCTGTGTTGTTCCAATGTAATTCCTATAGCTTAGTGctgatatatattgttatatttataacCCTGATCCCTCAACCCGCGTGGCTCCTGAATTCCGTAGTGGGAGATTGATACTCGGACAGAGAGCAGCCCTGCTCTGCCTGACACTATATCTCCCTATAGTAACCCTGCCTTCTGATGACCGGGACGAAATGAGAGAAATCGTAACGGACAGATACGAGGCAGACAAACCTTATAAACCTGCTTATGTTTCCCTCCTTCATTATTGTCTTACTGTGTCTctcttgcacccccccccctccccttaggaCTCTGCAAAAATTCAAGAAACACTGAGAAAAACGGTAAAATCGAGTGAGATCCAGAGTAACCTCTACATCTAGCCCCGAGCATCACTCTCCTGTCTGAGCCTATTGGCCGATGGCTAATATAATTTTGTTAATGTATTAATGGGAAATGTAAAATACACTCTTTATTCATTTGTAACTTGGCTCCTGTGTGATTTGTAATTTGGAATCTTTAGGAGAGAACTTGCTGTGTcgcttattaaaggaaaagtatgtGCTATTAAGTAATCCTAAGTAGAAAATATCATGTAGAATAATGCAGGACCCCTAGATGCACATTTTTTGGAGCCATACATGGGCCTGCATTGGCTTATTGGGTCCTATAGGGGCTAAAGGAACAGCTATTTGCTTTGATCCACCACTGGAAAAAACCTCAGGTAccaggcattctggatagcaggtcctgtGCCTCTACTTCCATCATGATAGTCTTACCCCTCCCTTCTGTTCTGAGTTGTTCTGTCATATGGTGCAGTATCTCATTGTGTCCACTTGGTGGCAGCAATGATTCTTGTTGGCCAGACTTTCTGATTCCAATGCAGTAATACAAAAAGCAGCATTATTGGTAAAAGGCCAGAATTTACTTAAGATGTATTATAAGTAGTAGTGAGCAAAATTTTTGCCAGTTGTGAATTTTCATGTTTCACCActggcagatttgctcatcactaattataatataatgtaccccctactgtaaatgata
This sequence is a window from Xenopus tropicalis strain Nigerian chromosome 2, UCB_Xtro_10.0, whole genome shotgun sequence. Protein-coding genes within it:
- the psmg1 gene encoding proteasome assembly chaperone 1 (The RefSeq protein has 4 substitutions compared to this genomic sequence); amino-acid sequence: MATFFGEVQSVFSRAVDEDDEEEEGEEEEEDREIIAELERKREVHVTWNPEVTAAIESSPNRRLPCSNVILSVGDNATGFVSSYILSSGSWEVCGSITLWNERCRDCNPRKDSLPAPSSCTFYRSITDPTVLLCQCNSYIAEDQLFQWCEKVFGSLEKSSLNVTVLSTCPVSEYKTPESTYSLPVPFLKALRTSEYREEVPCPLLEQPNIADGLPAAVLTYCQVWQIPAVFYRCYTDLSKLDSITIDAFRPLLSCQRMSRLAADSAKIQETLRKTVKSSEIQSNLYI